aacttttaaatagcattactctcgttggtaatactataaaataacaagtgcaccgacaaattattaaatacttCTACTTTTTACACTACGATTTGAACAAATATTACGAACATTCTTAGTCCACGGTCAGTTAGATCGGTgagtttattttcgaaaaagttgtcagAGCTTCGTTGGAACACAACTTAAACGTTATCCTTAAATTATTCTCCTATCCTAATCTTGTTCTCCTCGATCGAATTCGAGGAAGCAACGTACTATATACCCGATACGAAGTTTCCTTACGTTCGTTtttgatcgaaaaatattaaccgTGTTGATGAGACTCACTTTAACGACCGATGGAAAACAAAATACGAAGTAATGGATGGACGACACATGATTCGAACTAGCAGGACTGCGTGTTTACGTATACTTACATCGGGCCGAAAGTTCCCATAGTTAAATACGCAAAGACTTACGAAACGATCTAATTCATCTAACTTATGAAAACGGAACTGCTTTCCCGCGAGGTATCTGCGAATGTTCGACGACCTAGACTTTACCGAGGATACCGACCAACTGTCGGAGTGCTCTCTTATACAAAACGCAAAGAGAGCTCTCTAAAGCGAGCATTACGTTAGAAAACGTCTCTATGGCGGTTGCCTCTCCTTCTTCCTTCGTGGTACATCCACTGGTAAATAAGCataaagaaactcttgaaacgTACGTTTGTACACATTGTGTACTCTCGTTTGGTGGTGTACGAATAGCGCGTGCCTTTCTTCTCGCACGCATTCAATCCGTAGTCGCACTCGTGcgatctcgtttctttcgtggTAGCTGCTCGCGCAGACCGAGCGAGCTTAATTAACTTACTCGTACAACACACCTTCGTGATGCTTGGAACGGAACAGTAGGCCCAAGGTTTTACGTAATCGACTA
The Ptiloglossa arizonensis isolate GNS036 chromosome 12, iyPtiAriz1_principal, whole genome shotgun sequence DNA segment above includes these coding regions:
- the LOC143153152 gene encoding uncharacterized protein LOC143153152 is translated as MISSMTNNSLYLIIFDCLRLWFPKRSGIKQLNIETLKILEAISPYNNPLTREAIIQVFVSMFLRMVNVPLVINYPESLIRLEIAYNSNYAFVIELCLRCEIRLVDYVKPWAYCSVPSITKVCCTSKLIKLARSARAATTKETRSHECDYGLNACEKKGTRYSYTTKREYTMCTNVRFKSFFMLIYQWMYHEGRRRGNRHRDVF